The following coding sequences are from one Thermostaphylospora chromogena window:
- a CDS encoding FAD-dependent oxidoreductase, with product MKNPSTVLIVGAGPCGLMMACELRRRGVDAVIVDAAEEPGAGSRAILLWPPTLELYRDIGILEEAVKRGVQIKALTYHTGSRPLRLPLAPHMAPLILPQEDTVELLQDELSRLGGEVERGVRVTGLTQEKDRVVVTARRADGTEITLETEWLIAADGFRSTVRDLVGAEFVGAPLPITFLLAEGTLEGDYDTEAVTYYLGRTGVVLVAPLPGGRVRISGALPDGTEIDEGTAQRMLDERGPGGLRVTGLTMNTTFTSHERIASALRFDRCFLIGDAAHVHSVVGGQGLNLGFADARNLAWKLAGVLNGRYVPAVLDSYNVERRAAAEQTVQATGRMARQAVLSPLANRVRNALLGLAHRSGALSKKFPPLLSGWLIRYPDVLIPAPQQTAKKAVRGLPLPGTRSPRYTLEPDEADRWQLITVGPDGGTAYTRGTGLADRLSDLLVHRHRGGESEGFVLLRPDGYVAAAGGLDDLGPAVTALENLTPRNSKEH from the coding sequence ATGAAGAACCCGAGCACGGTCCTCATCGTCGGCGCCGGCCCATGCGGGCTCATGATGGCCTGCGAGCTGCGGCGGCGCGGCGTGGACGCGGTCATCGTCGACGCGGCCGAGGAGCCCGGTGCGGGCTCGCGCGCCATCCTGCTGTGGCCGCCCACGCTGGAGCTCTACCGGGACATCGGCATCCTGGAGGAGGCGGTCAAGCGCGGCGTGCAGATCAAGGCGCTGACCTATCACACCGGCTCCCGGCCGCTGCGGCTGCCGCTCGCCCCGCACATGGCCCCGCTGATCCTCCCGCAGGAGGACACGGTCGAGCTGCTCCAGGACGAGCTGAGCCGCCTCGGCGGCGAGGTGGAGCGCGGGGTACGGGTGACCGGTTTGACCCAGGAGAAGGACCGGGTCGTCGTCACGGCCCGGCGCGCAGACGGCACGGAGATCACGCTGGAGACCGAGTGGCTGATCGCCGCCGACGGTTTCCGCAGCACGGTACGCGATCTGGTCGGCGCCGAGTTCGTCGGCGCGCCGCTGCCGATCACGTTCCTGCTCGCCGAGGGCACCCTGGAGGGCGACTACGACACGGAGGCGGTCACCTACTACCTCGGCCGTACCGGGGTGGTCCTGGTCGCCCCGCTGCCCGGAGGCCGGGTCCGGATCTCCGGCGCCTTGCCCGACGGCACGGAGATCGATGAGGGGACGGCCCAGCGCATGCTGGACGAGCGCGGCCCGGGCGGCCTGCGCGTCACCGGCCTGACCATGAACACCACGTTCACCAGTCACGAACGCATCGCCTCGGCGCTGCGCTTCGACCGGTGCTTCCTCATCGGGGACGCCGCGCACGTGCACTCCGTGGTCGGCGGGCAGGGGCTGAACCTGGGCTTCGCCGACGCCCGGAATCTCGCCTGGAAGCTGGCCGGTGTGCTCAACGGCCGGTACGTCCCGGCCGTGCTCGACAGCTACAACGTCGAGCGCCGGGCCGCCGCCGAGCAGACCGTCCAGGCCACCGGCCGGATGGCCAGGCAGGCCGTGCTCAGCCCGCTCGCCAACCGGGTGCGCAACGCGCTCCTGGGGCTGGCCCACCGAAGCGGCGCGCTGAGCAAGAAGTTCCCGCCGCTGCTGTCGGGCTGGCTGATCCGCTACCCGGACGTGCTCATCCCCGCCCCGCAGCAGACCGCCAAGAAGGCCGTTCGCGGCCTGCCCCTGCCCGGCACGCGCTCCCCGCGCTACACCCTCGAACCCGACGAGGCCGACCGCTGGCAGCTCATCACCGTCGGCCCCGACGGCGGTACGGCGTACACCAGGGGGACCGGGCTCGCCGATCGGCTGTCCGATCTGCTCGTCCACCGTCACCGCGGCGGGGAGTCCGAGGGGTTCGTGCTCCTGCGCCCCGACGGCTACGTCGCCGCCGCCGGCGGGCTCGACGACCTCGGCCCCGCCGTCACCGCCCTGGAGAATCTCACACCGCGGAACTCGAAGGAACATTGA
- a CDS encoding type I polyketide synthase encodes MTVDSAASTEEKLRDYLRRATLELHETRRRLREAEERHREPIAIIAASCRYPGGVRSPEDLWRLVIDEVDAIGPFPTDRGWDLDALYHPDPDHPGTTYVTRGGFLEDAGDFDAAFFGISPREALAMDPQQRLLLETSWELLERARLDPQSLRGTATGVFVGSSGQDYAGLMDSPPEELEGFLLTGVAASVLSGRLSYTMGWQGPAVTVDTACSSSLVALHLAVQALRQQECDLAVAGGVMVLATPGGFVEFSRQRGLSPDGRCRSFAASADGTGWSEGVGLLLLERLSDARRNGHRVLAVVRGTAVNQDGASNGLTAPSGPAQERVIRAALASAGLSPSQVDAVEAHGTATPLGDPIEARALLATYGRDRDRPLWLGSIKSNIGHSAAAAGVAGVIKSVEAMRHGVLPATLHVDEPTPRVDWSSGRVSLLTRAVPWPDTGEPRRIGVSAFGVSGTNAHVILEEAPPAEEASSPIVVSRGDRAGQPLGEEGTTPWVVSARSEAALRELAGRLRPYADGHDPRRVAWSLATTRATLEHRAVVLGAQAADFARGLDALAAGEPAVNLVRGVAPPGGAQVAFVFSGQGGQWPGMGAALLESSPAFAEEIERCAEALAPHVDWSLTDVLRGRPGAPDLTRDEVVQPALWAMMVALTRLWREAGVHPAAVTGHSQGEIAAATVAGALSLADGARVVALRSRLLAEARGRGGMLAVTIDPEEAERRWGDRVTIAAVTGPSYTTLAGEHGALDEVLAECEASGVRARRVEVGYAGHSPHVEPARAALAAELSDLTPSAGTIPFYSTVTGGLLDGRELDGAYWGRNLRERVRFTDAVRALLADGHNLFIEPGPHPVLSAGVAETAADTGSYAEVVATLRRDSADRSFVTALAEAYAHGAPVDWSAVITPDQPLDLPTYPFQRRRYWVASRRPADGGPGAWRYRIAWRPVTGTGAAPELSGAWQVLVPEGYEHDELVTDVVATLTAHGAKVETAAAPDGGEYAGVLSLLALDESPHPDHPEISRGLAATLTLAHTARGPLWLATRGAVAAAPGDRIAEPARARMWGLGRSLALERPDLWGGLIDLPDRLDTRARERLVRALAAPPGGEDQLAVRASGLFAARLVRLPYSAPSWRPSGTVLVTGGLLPYGAHVARWLAANGAERVVLVAAEPADAPGEKITVAVADPGDPDALAALVAEHRPSTVVHAADHLEESTLGTLTLDRLDRVLRGTAGAARALHAATAAAQEGPEAFVLFSSIAATFGGIGQAAYAAAGAEVDALAEHRRGLGMPALSVAWGLWSADTPGEPGEQAAPGDGTQRGGRLVGRGVGLMAPARALDALRHDLHGDAGAVIVADLDWSRFASAYAAERHRPLIADLALPEEQQATAEAGTGGAEVRAEEAADPLALVRGHAAAVLGVETPDEIHPDRRFTEIGLDSLTAVELRNRLGNAIGRRLPVDVVFAHPTPRQLARHLGQTLEEPNQ; translated from the coding sequence GTGACCGTTGACAGCGCGGCCTCGACCGAGGAGAAACTACGCGACTACCTCAGGCGCGCCACCCTGGAGCTGCACGAGACCCGGCGGCGGCTGCGCGAGGCCGAGGAGCGCCACCGCGAGCCGATCGCGATCATCGCCGCGAGCTGCCGCTACCCCGGCGGGGTGCGTTCCCCGGAGGACCTGTGGCGGCTCGTCATCGACGAGGTGGACGCGATCGGCCCGTTCCCCACCGACCGGGGATGGGACCTGGACGCGCTGTACCATCCCGATCCGGACCACCCCGGCACCACCTACGTCACCCGCGGCGGGTTCCTGGAGGACGCCGGCGACTTCGACGCCGCCTTCTTCGGGATCTCCCCGCGCGAGGCGCTGGCCATGGACCCGCAGCAGCGGCTGCTGCTGGAGACCTCCTGGGAGCTGCTGGAACGGGCCCGCCTGGACCCGCAGTCCCTGCGCGGCACGGCGACCGGGGTGTTCGTGGGCAGCAGCGGCCAGGACTACGCGGGACTCATGGACTCGCCGCCCGAGGAGCTCGAAGGCTTCCTGCTGACCGGTGTGGCGGCGAGTGTGCTGTCGGGACGGCTGTCGTACACGATGGGCTGGCAGGGGCCCGCGGTCACCGTGGACACCGCCTGCTCGTCCTCCCTGGTGGCGCTGCACCTGGCGGTGCAGGCGCTCCGCCAGCAGGAGTGCGACCTGGCGGTGGCGGGCGGCGTGATGGTGCTGGCCACGCCCGGGGGGTTCGTGGAGTTCAGCCGGCAGCGCGGCCTGTCCCCCGACGGCCGGTGCCGTTCCTTCGCCGCCTCGGCCGACGGCACCGGGTGGAGCGAAGGGGTGGGCCTGCTGCTGCTGGAACGGCTGTCCGACGCCCGCCGCAACGGGCATCGGGTGCTGGCCGTGGTGCGCGGCACCGCCGTCAACCAGGACGGCGCGTCCAACGGGCTCACCGCCCCCAGCGGGCCCGCCCAGGAACGCGTGATCCGCGCCGCCCTGGCGTCCGCCGGGCTGTCGCCCTCGCAGGTGGACGCCGTGGAGGCCCACGGCACCGCCACCCCGCTGGGCGACCCGATCGAGGCGCGGGCGCTACTGGCCACCTACGGCCGCGACCGGGACCGGCCGCTGTGGCTGGGGTCGATCAAGTCCAACATCGGCCACTCCGCGGCCGCGGCCGGGGTGGCCGGTGTGATCAAGAGCGTGGAGGCCATGCGCCACGGCGTGCTGCCCGCGACCCTGCACGTCGACGAACCCACCCCGCGCGTGGACTGGTCGTCCGGCCGGGTCTCCCTGCTCACCCGGGCCGTGCCCTGGCCGGACACCGGCGAGCCGCGCCGCATCGGGGTGTCCGCGTTCGGGGTGAGCGGCACCAACGCCCACGTGATCCTCGAGGAGGCGCCGCCGGCCGAGGAGGCGTCCTCCCCGATCGTCGTCTCCCGCGGCGACCGCGCCGGTCAGCCCCTCGGCGAGGAGGGCACGACGCCCTGGGTGGTGTCGGCGCGATCGGAGGCGGCGCTGCGCGAACTGGCCGGGCGGCTGCGGCCGTACGCCGACGGGCACGACCCGCGGCGGGTGGCCTGGTCGCTGGCGACCACCCGGGCCACCCTGGAGCATCGGGCGGTGGTGCTCGGCGCGCAAGCAGCCGACTTCGCCCGCGGGCTGGACGCGCTCGCCGCGGGCGAGCCGGCGGTCAACCTGGTCCGCGGGGTCGCCCCGCCGGGAGGGGCGCAGGTCGCGTTCGTGTTCTCCGGGCAGGGCGGCCAGTGGCCGGGCATGGGCGCGGCCCTGCTGGAATCCTCACCCGCGTTCGCCGAAGAGATCGAGCGGTGCGCCGAGGCCCTCGCCCCCCACGTGGACTGGTCGCTCACCGATGTGCTGCGCGGCCGTCCCGGCGCGCCCGACCTCACGCGGGACGAGGTGGTCCAGCCCGCGCTGTGGGCGATGATGGTCGCGCTCACGCGGCTGTGGCGGGAGGCCGGGGTGCACCCCGCCGCCGTGACGGGCCATTCCCAGGGGGAGATCGCCGCCGCGACCGTCGCCGGTGCGCTTTCCCTGGCCGACGGCGCCCGCGTCGTCGCCCTGCGCAGCAGGCTGCTGGCCGAGGCGCGCGGCCGGGGCGGGATGCTGGCCGTCACGATCGACCCGGAGGAGGCCGAGCGGCGCTGGGGCGACCGGGTGACGATCGCGGCGGTCACCGGGCCCTCCTACACCACCCTCGCGGGTGAGCACGGGGCCCTGGACGAGGTGCTGGCCGAGTGCGAAGCGAGCGGCGTGCGGGCCCGGCGGGTCGAGGTCGGCTACGCGGGGCACTCCCCGCACGTGGAGCCGGCGCGCGCCGCGCTGGCCGCCGAGCTGAGCGACCTGACCCCCTCCGCGGGCACGATCCCCTTCTACTCCACCGTCACCGGCGGCCTGCTGGACGGACGCGAACTCGACGGCGCGTACTGGGGGCGCAACCTGCGCGAGCGGGTCCGGTTCACCGACGCCGTGCGCGCGCTGCTCGCCGACGGGCACAACCTGTTCATCGAGCCCGGCCCGCATCCCGTGCTCTCAGCCGGCGTGGCGGAGACCGCCGCGGACACCGGATCGTACGCCGAGGTGGTCGCCACGCTGCGGCGCGACTCCGCGGACCGGTCCTTCGTCACCGCGCTGGCCGAGGCGTACGCGCACGGCGCCCCAGTGGACTGGAGCGCGGTGATCACCCCGGATCAGCCGCTCGACCTGCCCACCTACCCCTTCCAACGCCGCCGGTACTGGGTCGCCTCGCGGCGTCCCGCCGACGGCGGCCCGGGCGCGTGGCGCTACCGCATCGCCTGGCGTCCCGTGACGGGGACGGGCGCCGCGCCGGAGCTGTCGGGCGCATGGCAGGTGCTCGTGCCCGAAGGGTACGAGCACGACGAGCTGGTGACCGATGTCGTGGCGACGCTCACCGCGCACGGCGCCAAGGTGGAGACCGCCGCCGCCCCGGACGGCGGCGAGTACGCGGGCGTGCTGTCGCTGCTGGCCCTGGACGAGTCACCGCACCCGGACCACCCGGAGATCAGCCGTGGGCTCGCCGCCACCCTCACCCTGGCGCACACCGCCCGAGGGCCGCTGTGGCTGGCCACCCGCGGGGCGGTCGCCGCCGCCCCGGGCGACCGGATCGCCGAACCCGCCCGCGCCCGAATGTGGGGCCTGGGGCGCAGCCTCGCCCTGGAACGCCCCGACCTGTGGGGCGGGCTCATCGACCTGCCCGACCGGCTCGACACCCGCGCCCGTGAACGCCTGGTCCGGGCGCTCGCCGCGCCGCCCGGCGGTGAGGATCAGCTGGCGGTGCGCGCCTCGGGGCTGTTCGCCGCCCGTCTGGTCCGCCTCCCGTATTCGGCGCCCTCCTGGCGTCCGTCCGGCACCGTGCTGGTCACCGGGGGCCTGCTGCCGTACGGCGCGCACGTCGCCCGCTGGCTGGCCGCGAACGGTGCTGAGCGCGTCGTGCTGGTCGCCGCCGAACCCGCCGACGCGCCAGGGGAGAAGATCACGGTCGCGGTGGCCGATCCGGGCGACCCCGACGCCCTGGCCGCGCTCGTCGCCGAGCACCGGCCGTCCACGGTCGTGCACGCCGCCGACCACCTGGAGGAGAGCACGCTGGGCACGCTCACCCTCGATCGGCTGGACCGGGTGCTGCGCGGCACCGCGGGCGCGGCCCGAGCCCTCCACGCGGCGACCGCCGCGGCGCAGGAGGGGCCGGAAGCGTTCGTGCTGTTCTCCTCGATCGCGGCCACGTTCGGCGGCATCGGCCAGGCGGCGTACGCCGCCGCCGGCGCGGAGGTGGACGCGCTCGCCGAGCACCGCCGCGGCCTCGGCATGCCCGCTCTCTCCGTGGCCTGGGGGCTCTGGTCCGCGGACACCCCCGGCGAACCGGGCGAGCAGGCCGCACCCGGTGACGGTACGCAACGAGGGGGACGGCTGGTCGGGCGCGGAGTCGGTCTCATGGCGCCCGCCCGGGCCCTGGACGCACTCCGCCACGACCTGCACGGCGACGCCGGCGCGGTGATCGTCGCCGACCTCGACTGGAGCCGCTTCGCCTCCGCGTACGCGGCCGAGCGCCACCGGCCCCTGATCGCCGACCTCGCCCTCCCCGAAGAACAGCAGGCCACGGCGGAGGCCGGGACCGGCGGCGCCGAGGTCCGGGCCGAAGAAGCAGCGGACCCGCTCGCCCTGGTGCGCGGCCACGCCGCCGCCGTGCTCGGCGTCGAGACCCCGGACGAGATCCACCCCGATCGCCGCTTCACCGAGATCGGCCTCGACTCGCTTACCGCCGTGGAGCTGCGCAACCGGCTCGGCAACGCCATCGGCCGCCGCCTGCCGGTCGACGTCGTCTTCGCCCACCCCACCCCGCGGCAGCTCGCCCGGCACCTGGGACAGACCCTGGAGGAGCCAAACCAATGA